GGCGGCCGAAGAATTGCAGGTTCTCTTCGATGGAGAGCGTCGGATAGAGGTTCTTGCCCAGGCCCTGGGGCATGTAGGCGATGCGTGGACAGACGCTGCGGCGGTGGTGCGCCACGGCCATGTCGCCGCCCAGCACCTGCACGCGGCCCTGCTGCACCGCCTGCGCGCCGGCCAGCAGGGCGAGCAGGCTCGACTTGCCGACGCCGTCGGGTCCGATCAGCCCGACCATCCTGTCCGCTGGAATCGCCAGGCTGACGCCGTCGAGCGCCATCGTGTGGCCGCGGCGCAGCGCGACCTGCTCCAGGCGCGCCACTTCGGGCGGCATCGGCGCGACACCCGCGCTGCCGGCCTGGCTCACGGGACCTTCAATGCCAGCCCGTCGGGCCATTCGGCCGCCGGGTCCAGCTTCACCCAGGCGACGCCCGGCAGGCCGGTCTTCACATGCGCGAGGTGCTTGCGCAGCAGGTCGCGGTCGATCCGCGCCTTGACCCGGAACATGAGCTTCTGCCGCTCGCTCGCCGTCTCGACGGTCTTGGGCGTGAACTGCGCCGCACTGGCCACGAACGAGACCCGCGCGGGCAGGACGTATTCGGGTGCGGCGTCGAGCACGATGTGGACCTCGGCGCCCTGCGCGAGCCGGCCGGCCACGACCTCGGGCACGAAGAAGGTCATGTACACATCCGACAGGTCCACCAGGCTGAGCACCTTGCCGCCCGGGCCGACCACCTCGCCCGTCTCGGCGATCCGGTACTGGACCCGGCCGTCGCGCGGCGCGACCAGGGCGCTGTCGTCGATGTCCGCGTCGATGCGGGCCACGGTGGCTTCGGCGGCCGCGACCATCGAGCGTGCGGCGCTGACCTGCGCGCGGGCGGCCAGCACGCCCGCCCTCGCCGCCTGCACCTGGGCGCGTGTCGCGGCCAATGCGGCCTGTGCGCCCAGCACGCGGGCGCGGTCGTCGTCCACCTCCTGCGCCGATGCGGCGCCTTCCTGCACCAGGGTCTCGGAACGCTTCAGCCGGCGCCGCGCGGCGTCGACCTCGCTTTCGCGCTGCACCACCTGCGCGATGGCCGCGTCGCGCTCGTTCTCGCGCACGTTGACCTGCGCCTCGGCGCTGCCGATGCCGACGATGGCCTGGGTGTGCCGCGCGCGGGCCTCGTCGCGCTGCGCCTCGAGCGTCTGCACCTGCATGCGGGCCAGCACCTGGCCGGCCGCGACGACATCGCCTTCCTCGACCTGGATGTCGCGCACCCGCCCTCCCAGCTTGCTCGCGATGTCGAACTCCGTGGCCTCGATGCGGCCGTTGCCGCTGACAAAGCCGCTCCCCGGACCGTCGCGGTGCAGGTGCGCCCAGAGGTACCCTCCGACGCCTGCCACGACGGCAGCCAGAGCCACCAGCAGGAGCAGCTTGCGCAGTCCGGTCTTCATGGTGCCTCCGGCGCCAGGGCCATGGCGAGCGAGCCGCCGCCGAGCGCGGCATAGACGCCGACACGGCTGGCCAGCGCCAGCCTGCGCGCCTGCACGCGTTGCTGCCCCGCGGCCAGCAGGTCGCGCTGTGCATCCAGGACCTCGAGATAGGCGGCGGCGCCGTTGTCGTAGCGCAGCTGCGCAAGGCGGGCGCGCTCGGTCTGCACGGCGAGCGCGCTCTGCGCGAGGGCCGCCTGCTCGGCGGACCAGCGGCGCGCGGAGAACGCGTCGGCGACGTCGCGGAAAGCCCCCTGCACGGTTTTCTCGTAGTTGGCCACGGCCTGCTGCCGGCGTGCCTCGGCCATTCCGAGGTTGGCGCGCCTGCGGCCCCCGTCGAAGAGCGGCAGCGACACGAGCGGCGAGAAGACCCAGGCACTGCTGCCGGCCGCGAAGAGGCCCTTGAGTTCGGCACTGGCCGTGCCTGCCGATGCGGTGAGGACAACGCGCGGAAAGAAGGCGGCGCGTGCGGCGCCGACGTTGGCGTTCTCGGCCTGCAACTGGTGTTCCGCGGCGGCGATGTCGGGACGGTCCAGGAGCATGTCCGACGGCAGCCCCGGGTCCGCGTCGCCCACCACGTCGTGCTCGGCGAGCAGGTCGGCCGCCGGCGCCAGGTCGACGGGCGCGCCGATCAGCAAGGTGAGCGCATGGGCCTGCGCCGCGCGGGACTGCTCCAGCTGCACACCGAGGGCGCGCGCCTGCATCAGGAGCGTCTCCACCTGCGTGACGTTCAGGCGCGAGGTGGCGCCCTCCTCCATCCGGCGGGTGAAGATGCGCAGGCTCTCCGCACGGCTGGCCGTGAACCGGCGCGCCAGCGCAAGGCGCTCGTCGGTCTCGCGCAAGGAGAGGTACCCGTTGGCGACCTCGGTCACCAGGCTGGCCGCGGCCGCGCGCCGGCCGGCCTGCGTGGCGAGGAAGTTCTCCAGTGCCGCGTCCTGCAGGTTCTGCAGGCGTCCCCACAGGTCGATCTCCCAGCTGGCCACGCCGATCCCCACGTCATACCTGCTGCCGATGATGGGCGTTCCGGTGAGGTTCAGGTCGCCCGGGACGCGGGACCGGTCGACCCCTGCCGAGACGCCGATGACGGGAAAGCGTTCGGCGCGCTGCGCCGCGAACATCGCGCGGGCCTGCGCCGAGCGGTGCAGCGCCATGCGCAGGTCCCTGTTGTTGTCGAGCGCCAGGCCAATCAGTTCGCGAAGCCTTGCATCGACGAAATAGTCCTGCCACTTCAGCTGCAATGCATCCGCGCCCTGCGGCCATTGCTGCTGCGGGAACAGCGCGGCCACGGTCGGCCGCGCGGCATCGTCCCGCGATGCCGACGCGCAGCCCGCCAGCACGCACGCCGCGGCAGCGGCGGCCATCCACCGGGCCGCGCGGCGCCTTCCCGGCCGCGCGCGCACCGCGCCGCCAGCTCCCGATCCATGTCGCGTTCGCCATTTGCTTGCCATGCGGCGATGGTCGCGGACGGCGCCGATGCCCGCGTTGATCCAACGCAAGGCCGGCGGGCCATGTCGCACCGCTTCACGGCGCGCGCCACACACCCCTGCCGACGATCCGGCGCCAGGCTCGCGCCCCTCACCCGGCGATCACGCGCCTCGTCTTGCCACTGCGGCCGCGGTGGAGGTCCTCGCCGCAGCGGCAGCGGATGCGCACGCCCCGCGCCCCCTGCTTCGACAGGAAGGCCCCCAGTATTTTGCCGGCCTGTTCCAGGGCCTGCTGCGCCGCCGTCCCCTGCCTGCCGGTCTTCAGCAGCAGCTCGCGGGGACCCTGCTGTACGAGCTGGAAGTCGAACAGGCCGGCCTCCTCCTCGAGCACCGTGCTCACCGCCAGCGGCACCACTTTCACCGCCGGCATGCCGGCGCCTCCCGCCAGGCTCAGCGTGTCGTCGTCGCGCCCCTTCACCTCGATGGCCTGCAGGTGCGAGCCGCACCGGCAGGCCGCGCCGAGCAGCGTGACCTGGTCGCCCAGGTCGTAGCGGATCAGCGGCTGCAGGTGGTTCGCCAGGTTGGTCAGCAGGGTCGTGGCGCCGGCATGGCCGCGCGGCACGCCGCGGCCGTGCGCATCGACGGGCTCGAGGATGGCCCAGTCGCTGTTGAGGTGCAGCACGCCAAGCTCGCATTCGAAGGCCAGCGACAGGAACTCCGAGGCACCATAGCTGTTGGCCACCGGGCAGGCGAAGGCGTCGCGCACGAACGCGCGGCTGGCGGCCGACAGCGTCTCGCCGCCGGTCCAGATCTCGCGCGGCGAAGCCTTCAGCCGGCCGGCGCGGCGCTCCTGCGCCAGCAACAAGGCGGCGCTCGGGTAGGTCGCGACCACGGTGGGCGCGAAGGCGTCGAGCTCGGCGCACAGGTCGCCGATCGGCTGCAGGAAGGAGATGCCCCGCAGGCGCCGCGACAGGCCCGGCTGCAGATGCCGAAGGCGCTCGACCGATACGGTGCTGGCGAAGTGTCCTTCGGTGGCGCCCACGAAGGCGATGCGCTCGGCCAGGCCCAGCGGATCGAACAGCCGCCCGAGCGGCCGCAGCAGCGGGCGGCGCAGTGCCTCGAGCGCGTCGTACACCGCCATGGACCGCGCGTCCTGCACGAAGATCGCGGGTTCGCCGGTGCTGCCCGAGCTTTCCCACACGGTGTAGCGGCCCAGGTACGCCTTGGCGATGTTCGCGGGATCGGCGACGAAGCGGCGCAGCTCGCCGAGCGCGAGTGCCGGATCGCTCACCCAGGCCCCGAAATCACTCATCAGCTCGGCCTTGTGCGCCACCGGCAGGTCTTCGAGCCGCAGGCTCGCCGGATCGCGCCCGGCCAGCAGGCGCCGGTACCGCGGCGATCGCTCGGCCGCAGCCGCAAGGAGGGCCGCCAGCCGTTGCGCGCGCTGCGCGGCGAGCGACTCGGCCGAGGCCTGCGTGGCCATCGACACCTCGGCCGCGGCCACGCAGGCCTGCCACGGATCGAAGATCGGCGGCATCGGCCCAGTAGCGGCGGAATCGGTTCGCATGGCTCTGTGTTCCATCGAGTGCCCGAGCTTGGCCCTGCGCCGCGGCGACAGGTTGACATGCGTCAAGGCAGGGGCCGGCACCGCCCGGCACCATGAGCGTCCACTCCGGAGCCTCCCTTGAGCATTCGCCATCTCGATCGCCTGCTGTCGCCGGCCTCCGTCGCCGTGTTCGGCGCCTCCAACCGGCCCGCCAGCGTGGGCGCCACGGTCTGGCGCAACCTGCGCGCCGGCCGGTTCGCGGGGCCGGTGTATGGCGTGAACCCGAAGCATTCAACGCTCGACGGCGTGCCGATCTTCGCCACGGCGGCCCATCTGCCCGCGGCGCCCGACCTGGCGCTGATCTGCACGCCGCCGGCCACCGTGGCGCCGCTGGTCGCCGAACTCGGCGCGCTCGGCACCCGCGCGGTGGTGATCGTCACGGCGGGATTGAGCGCGGAACAGAAGAAGGCCGCGCTGGAGGCGGCGCGGCCGTTCACGCTGCGGCTGCTCGGGCCCAACTGCCTGGGGCTGCTGAGTCCGCACATCGGCCTGAACGCCAGCTTCGCGCACACCGATGCGCTGGCGGGCGACGTGGCCTTCGTCTCTCAATCGGGCGCGCTGGTCACGGCCGTGCTCGACTGGACGCGCAGCCGGGGCGTCGGCCTGTCGCACCTGATCTCGCTGGGCGACCACTGCGATGTCGACTTCGGCGACCTACTCGACCACCTGGCCAGCGACGCGCGCACACGATCGATCCTGCTCTACGTGGAGTCGATCGAATCGCCGCGCAAGTTCATGTCGGCCGCGCGGGCCGCCGCTCGCAACAAGCCGGTGATCGTGGTGAAGGCCGGGCGCGCCGGCAACGGCGTGAAGGCGGCCGCCTCGCACACCGGCGCGCTGGCCGGCTCCGACACGGTCTACGACGCGGCCATCCGGCGCGCCGGCATGCTGCGCGTCGACACCCTGCAGGAGCTGTTCATCGCCGCCGAGACGCTGTCGCGCTTTCGCGGCAATCGGCACACCACGCTCACGGTCATGACCAATGGCGGCGGCGCCGGCGTCATGGCCGCCGACGCCGCCGCGCACGAAGGCGTGGCGCTGGCGGAGCCCGGCGCCGCCCTCCTGGCCCGCCTCGATGCCCTCCTGCCGATCCACTGGTCGCATGCCAACCCGATCGACATCATCGGCGACGCGCCGGTCGAGCGCTACGCGGAAACCCTCTCGGCCCTGCTGGCCGACGACTCCGCGGGCGCCGTGCTCTTCGTGCATGCGCCGACCGCCATCGTGCGCGCCGAGGACATCGCGCGCGCCTGCCTGCCGCTGGTGCGCAGCCACGCCTCGCGCGTGATGAGCGCCTGGCTCGGCGACCACGCGGTGGCGCAGGCGCGCAAGCTCTTCGAGGACGCGGGCATCGCCGACTACGCCACGCCGGAAGAAGCGGTGCATGCCTTCGCCATGCTGCAGACCTACCGGCGCAACCAGGAGATCCTGACCGAGACGCCGAGCGCCAGCCCCCACACCGCGCCCGACAGCGCCGCAGTCCGTGCGCCGCTGGACGCCGCCATGGCCGAAGGCCGCGAGTGGCTGGGCGAGCAGGAGGCCAAGGCCCTGCTGAAGGCCTACGGGATCGAGGTCGTGCCCACGCTGGCGGTTGCGGCCACGGCCGAGGCGGCCGTCGAAGCCGCGCGCGGCCTGGGCTATCCGGTGGCGCTCAAGATCCTGTCGCGCGACATCACCCACAAGTCGGATGTGGGCGGCGTGCGGCTCGGGCTGGACAGCGATGCCGCCCTGGCCGGCGCCGCCCGCGAGATGCTCGAGGCGGTGCGAAGCGCCAGGCCGCTGGCGCGGATCGACGGCTTCACCGTGCAGCCCGCAGTGCACCGCCCGCATGCGCAGGAACTCATCGTCGGCGCCAGCATCGACAGCGTGTTCGGCCCCGTGATCCTCTGCGGGCAGGGCGGCACCGCGGTCGAGGTGATCGGCGACACGGCCATCGCGCTGCCGCCGCTGAACCGCGCGCTGGCGCACGAGCTGGTCTCGCGCACCCGCATCGCGCGCCTGCTGGCTGGCTTCCGTGACCACCCGCCGGCCCGGCTCGACGCGTTGTACGACGTGCTGGTGGCGGTCTCGCAGATGCTGGCCGACCTGCCGCAACTGGCCGAGCTCGACATCAACCCGCTGTGGGTGGACGAAAGCGGCGCGCTGGCGCTCGATGCGCGCGTCCGGCTGTCGCGCACGCCGGTGGCCGGCGCCGAACGCTTCGCCATCCTGCCCTACCCCGCGCAGTGGGTGCGCACGCAGGCCTGGAACGGCCGCTCGATCGTGGTGCGGCCGATCCGCCCCGAGGACGAGGCGCAGCACCGGCGCTTCCTCGAGTCGCTGGATGCGGAAGACATCCGCATGCGCGTCTTCTCGACCCGCAACGAGCTGCCGCGCAGCGAGCTCGCCCGCCTCACGCAGATCGACTACGACCGCGAGATGGCCTTCATCGCCGAGGGCGTCGATGCACAGGGCGGCGCCGAGACGCTGGGCGTGGCGCGCACGGTGAGCGACCCCGACAACGTGGAGGCCGAGTTCGCGATCATCGTGCGCTCCGACCTCAAGGGCCAGGGGCTGGGCACCCTGCTCTTCGAGCGCCTGATCGAGCACGCGCGCCGCCGCGGCATCGAGCGCCTGGTCGGCTTCGTGCTGCGCGAGAACACCCGCATGCTGAAGCTCTCGACCGCCATGGGCTTCAAGGCCGATCCGGCAGAGCCGCCGGCCTCGGGCCTGCGGCGAATGGTGATGGACCTGGCACCCCCGGCGACCCCGACCTGATCGCCGGCGTGAAGCCGTAGTAGCGCTCGTTCAGGAAGCGCGCGACCTCCGCGATGTCCTCGTCGCGCCAGCCGAGCGAGGCGGCCTGCTGCCAGCGCCGGACCTGTTCCTCGAGGCTGTTCCAGTCGGTGGCCAGCCTCCGGCTGCGCCAGTGCATCTGCGTGCTGTGGCAGGCGATGCAGTTCGTGTTGTAGAGCAGCTCGCCGCGCGACGGGCTCTGGGCGCGGGCCGGACTGCCCTGCAGCGCCGCCGCGGCCAGCACGGCCGCCGCCAGCTGCAGCGGGGCCGGCACGCGGCGCCCGCGCTTGCTTCGATGGCCGTCGAGCGGGGTCTGTGTCGAGCGCATGTTCGTCTCCTGTTCGGCCGCGGCGGGTGAAGGCACCATCGTCCGCGCAGTGCCCACCCGCCCGCTTGATCCAGCGCAATGGCTGCGTCGGACGCCGGCCTCAGCGCTCCAGCCGGCCGTCCACGACCCGGATGATCCTGTCGCAGCGCGCTGACAGCAGCGGGTTGTGCGTGACGAACAGAACGGCCATGCCGTGGTCGCGGTTGGCCTTCCGCAGGAGCTCGAACACGGCATCGGCGGACTTGGTGTCGAGATTGCCGGTCGGCTCGTCGGCCAGCAGCAGCGGCGGCGCCATGGCCAGCGAGCGGGCCACCGCCACACGCTGCTGCTGGCCGCCGCTGAGTTCGGTGACCCGGCTGTCGCGCCAGTTCGAAAGGCCCACGCTGTCGAGCAGCGCCGCGGCGCGCTGCGCCATGCCGTCGTTGAAGAAGGTGGCGTCGCCGAGCATCGGCATCATCACGTTCTCCAGCGCGGTGAAGCCGGCCAGCAGGTTGTGGTACTGGAAGACGAAGCCGATGCTGTGCCCGCGCAGCCGCGTGAGCGCATGGTCATCGAGCGCCCCGGTTTCCTCGCCGCCGATGCGCAGCGACCCGCTCGTGGGCCGGTCGAGCAGCCCGACGATATTGAGCAGCGTGCTCTTGCCCGAACCCGAGGGCCCCATCACGGCGCAGAACTCGCCACGCGCCAGCGTGAGGTCGATGCCGTGCAGCACCTCGGTTTCGTTCGCCAGCCCCAGGTTGAAGGCCTTGCGCACATCGCGCAGGCAGACGACCGGTTCAGCCACGGATGGCCACCACGGGGTCGAGCCGCGCCGCGCGCAGCGCCGGGGCGAAAGCCGCCGCCAGGCCGGTGAGGGTCGCCAGCAGCAGCGAGGCCACGAACAGGCCGGGCTCGATCGCCAGCGGGAAGAGCGGCGTGCCGTCCGGATTGAGCGCATAGCGCTGCCACAGCAGCAGCGCCACCAGGCCGATGCTCGAGCCGCCGACGGAACCGGTCAGCCCGAGCAGTCCCCCCTGCAGCAGGAAAACGCGCAGCACCTGCCCGCGCGAAATGCCCATGGCGCGCAGGATGCCGATCTCGCGCGACTTCTGCACCACCGACACCACCAGCACGCTGGCGATGCCGAAGGCCACCGACAGGGCGACGAAGAAGCGGATGGCCGTGTTCGAGGTCTTCTGCGCCTGCACGGCGGTGAAGAACTGCGCGTTCGTCGCGATCCAGCTGTCGGCCTGCACGCCGTTGGCGGCCGTGATGCGCTGGGCGACGGCCTCGGCGGCGTAGATGTCCTTCACCGTGACGTCGATCGCCGACACGCCGCCCACCAGGCCGAGCAGGCTTTGCGCCGTGCGCAGCGCCACGTAGGTGGTGCGCTGGTTGGCGGGCTTGCTGCCCAGGTCGAACAGCCCGGTCACCGCGAGCGTCTGGTCGCCGCCGCCGGCCGCGGACACGCGCAGCTTGTCGCCGACCGCCACGCCGAGATCGCTCGCCAGGTCGGTGCCGATGAGGATGTCGCTCGGCGTGAGGCGCGTCGTTCCGCGCACCATCTTCTCGGGCAGCGCCACGATGCGGAAGTACAGGGCCGGATCGACGCCGATCACCGAGATGGCGCGGCTCGCCTCGCCCCGGATCACCAGCGCGGAGCCGCTCGCGATGGGCGACACCACCGCCACCTCGGGCATGGCGCGGACCTGGGCCGCGAGCGTCTGCCACTGGTCGATCGACTTGAGCCGCTGCAGCGGCGCCTGGATGATCGCGTCCTCCAGCGGGCCGCCGCCTGCCGCCCGCACCGGCCCCAGCGGCCGCGCCACCTCCTTGGGTGGCAGCAGCTGGATGTGCGCCTGGGCCGTCAGCACGCGGCGGATGAAATTGGACTGCAGGCCGGTGAGCAGCGCCGACATGAACACGATCACGGCCACCCCGATGGCGATGCCCGCGACGATGAACAGGGTCTGCATGCGCCCCTCGCGCAGGAAGCGCAGCGCCACGATCCATTCAAAGGGCATCCAGCGGCTCATGGCAACGGCGCGCCGGTTTCACCGGGCACGGCCACCGCGCGCAGGCGCTGGCCGTCCCGGATGCCGCTCGTCCTCGCCGGCAGCACGAGATCGCCTGCATGCAGGCCGTCGAGCACCTCGCTCAGGCCGCCGCCGCGCAACCCGAGGCGCACCGGCTGCCGCCGCGCATGGCGCCCGTCGACCTTGAAGACCCAGGGACCGACGCGGTCGGCGTCATGCAGCGCATCGGAAGGTACCAGCACGGCCTGCAGCCGCTGCGCCACCTGGATGTCCACCGACACGGTCATGTCCTGCCGCAGGTAGGAGGGCGGATCGGGTACGTCCAGCTTGACCTCCACCGAGCCGCGCTGCACGTCCACGCCGGGGTTGATGTAGGCCAGTTCGGCCGCCAGGCGCTGGGCGGGGTAGGCGTCCGCCGATGCGAGCGCCTTCTGTCCGAGCGCGAGCGACTGGAGGTTCTTCTCATCGATCTGCACCACCAGCTGCGTCTTGCCGGCCGGCGACAGCACCATCAGTGCCTTGCCGGGCTGCACCACGTCGCCAGGCTCCACGGCGCGGTCGATCAGCGTGCCGGCCGCCGGCGCAACGATGGTCGCGTAGACCAGGCGCGAACGCGCCGCGGCCGCGCCGGCCCGTGCCTGGTCGAGCGCGGTGACCGCCACCGCCTCGTCGCTTCCGCCCGCGCGTGCGCTGTCGAGCTGGCTCTGGCTTGCGCGCAGCTGCGATTCGGCCAGGTCGACCGCCTTGCGCACGTCGTCGAGCGCGGCCTGCCCGACGAAGCCCTGGTTGAACAGGTCGGTGTTGCGGCGCAGCTGTGCGCGCGCGTTGTCGAGGTTCACCTGGGCCTGCCGCACGGCTTGCGCGGCCACCGGCGCCTGGACCTCGCGCAGCAGGCGCAGCCGCGCCCGCGCCTGCGACACCGCCGCATCCGCCTGCGCCACGGCGGCGGCCAGTTCCGCGCTTTCGAGCTCCACGAGCACCTGGCCCGCCTCGACGCCCTGGCCCTCCGCCACGGGCACGCGCCGGACCGTGCCGGTGAGCTGGGTCCCGATGTTCACGCGGTGCGGCGCCTCCACATGCCCGCTGGCCACCACCGACTGGACGAAGTCGCGCTGCACGACCGCACTCACCTCCACGCGCGGCCCGAGCAGCCAGCGAGGCCCGAGCCATGCGCCCGCGGCCAGCAGGGCCGCCACGGCGAGTCCGCCCGCCACATGCGGCCTGACAGCGGCCCAAAGCCGCCTGGAATGCTGCGGCAATCCCGGCCGCGGCAACTCAGGCTTCAGCGGAGCAGGAATGCGTGAGGACATGGCAGGCGGGCGGTTCAGCGCGCAGTTCGGATGGAAGGGCTGCCAGTCTCGCCCCATGGACCCAAACAACCTTGACACGCATCAAGGCGCGCACGTTCGCGCCATATTGACCTGGCGCAAGGCCGCCGCCGATGGCCAGGCGAAGAATCCGTCTGTCCGCAGCGCCGGGGCCGGCGACGGATGCCTGTTTCAAAAGCGGTCCCGAGGAGAACGCCATGTCCCTGTACTCGCATGTCCTGGTTCCGCTGGACGGCAGCCCCACCGCCGAACGCGGGCTGCAGGAAGCCATCCGCCTGGCTGGCGAGCTCAAGGCCAGGCTGCGGCTGCTGCACGTGATCGACGATTTCCCGATGCTCGCGCAGATGTCCACCATCTCCAGCTTCGAGGCCGGACTCCAGAAGATGCGGCAGTACGGGGAATCGGTGCTTGCCAAGGCCCAGGCCCAAGCAACTGCGGCCGGCCTGGTGGCGGAGACCGTGCTGCGCGAGATCACCGCAGGACGCATCGCCGACATCGTCGTCGAGGAGGCCGGCAAGGCAGCCTGCGACCTGATCGTGATCGGCACCCACGGCCGTCGCGGCATCGGACGCGCGCTGATGGGCAGCGACGCCGAGCAGATCCTGCGCAGCGCGCCGGTTCCCGTGCTGCTGGTGCGACAGGAAAAACCGCCTGAGGCGGCCGACCATGAATGAATTCAATGCATTCCCATCAACCAAGGAAACCACCATGACATCCAGGAAACTCCGCTTCTTGCTGGTCCCGCTCGCCGTGGCGCTGAGCAGCATCGCCTTTGCCGCGGACAGCACCGCGCCGGGTCAGCTGAGCCCGCCCTCCGGCACGACCCAGAAGGCCCGGGACGCCGCCGGCCGGGCCGCGCGAGAGGCCGAGAAGGCCGCGCGCGAAGCCGCCGACGCCGCAAAGGCCGCGGCCGAAAAGAGCGAGGTCGCCACCGGCAAGGTGTCGAAGGCGCTGGCCGAAGGCGTGCGCCGCGCCGCGCGCAAGGCCGCCGAGGCCGCCACCCGGCTGGAGGAAAAGGCCGGCACCTCGGCGAGCAAGGCGCTCGACGAAAGCAAGGAAGCCACGCGCGCGGTCCAGGAGGAAAGCAGGAAGGCCTCGGCCGCTACCGCGGAAGCGCTGCAAAGGGCGGAAGAGTCGCTCAAGCGTTCCGCCGAGGCCAGCAAGGAGGACGCCGAAAAGGCCGCCCAGGCCACGCGCGAGGCGCTCGACAAGGCCGTGGACGCCACGCGCAGCGCCGCCAAGGCCGCCGCGGACGCGTCTGCGCGGACGGTCGAGGCCGTGAAGCATGCGGCGCGCCGCACGGAACCTGCAAAGAAATGACGCCGCCCGGCGCCCGCTGATAAAGCCCCCGTCCCACGTCAATGGGCCATGAGGACGGGGATGCGGGTTCGCGCCAGGACATTGCGCGTGGCGCCCCCCAGGATGCGCTCTCGCGCCCGGGCGTGCCCATAGCCGCCCATCACGATCAGGTCGGCCGCCAGGGCCGACGCGCGCGCCAGCAGGGCCTCGCCGATTTCCCCGGCTGCCGCGCCGCAGTCGACATCGGCGCGAATGCCGTGCCGCAGCAGCCAGCCGTCCAGGTCGTCGGGGCAGGGCGCGCCGGCCGATGCGCTGGCGCCGTCCGCCAGCAGCGACACCACCGTGACCTGGCTGGCCTGGCGCAGCAGCGGCAGCGCGCCGTGCACCGAGAGTGCCGCCTCCCGGCCGCCGTCCCAGGCCACCAGGACCCGGCCCAGCGCGCCATCGAAGCGCCCCGCGCGCGGCACGACGAGAACGGGCCGGCCCGCATGCAGCATGACCTCTTCGGGCAGTTGCCGCGCCCGGGCGTCCACCGCCGCCTGGCGGTCCGGCTGGCCGACCACGACCAGGTCGCTGCCGTGGCCGTGGTCGACGACGGCATCCACGGGGTCGCCATGCACCAGCCGGATCTCGCACGGCGGCGAGCCCGCGTCGCGCAGCCGGCAGCGGAAGACATGCGCGACGGCCTCGGCCCGCCGGCGCTGGTACAGGGAAGCTGCGGCCATGAGGGCGGCGGTCTCAGGGGCCTGCGGGAGGGCCGCCGCCCCGGCCTGCACGCCCGTGGGAACGATGCCCAGCAGGTGGCTGCCATGCTGCCTTGCCAGCCGGGCCGCGAGCAGGGTGCGGGCTTCGCAGCGCTCGGTGTGGTCGAGATGGAGGGTGATCGTCGAGAGCATCACGGCTTCCTTCGGGATGGCGATGCCGGCGCCAGCGCCGTGTGCAAGGTGCGCAGGGCCTCGGCCACCACGGCCTGCCGGGGCACGGCGTCGAGGGTGGAACGCGACGGTGCGGCCTGCTGCCGACGCTGCTCGGGCGCGCGGGTGGTGCCGCCGCTGCCCGGCGGGCAAAACGCC
This genomic window from Variovorax sp. V93 contains:
- a CDS encoding ABC transporter permease — its product is MSRWMPFEWIVALRFLREGRMQTLFIVAGIAIGVAVIVFMSALLTGLQSNFIRRVLTAQAHIQLLPPKEVARPLGPVRAAGGGPLEDAIIQAPLQRLKSIDQWQTLAAQVRAMPEVAVVSPIASGSALVIRGEASRAISVIGVDPALYFRIVALPEKMVRGTTRLTPSDILIGTDLASDLGVAVGDKLRVSAAGGGDQTLAVTGLFDLGSKPANQRTTYVALRTAQSLLGLVGGVSAIDVTVKDIYAAEAVAQRITAANGVQADSWIATNAQFFTAVQAQKTSNTAIRFFVALSVAFGIASVLVVSVVQKSREIGILRAMGISRGQVLRVFLLQGGLLGLTGSVGGSSIGLVALLLWQRYALNPDGTPLFPLAIEPGLFVASLLLATLTGLAAAFAPALRAARLDPVVAIRG
- a CDS encoding ABC transporter ATP-binding protein produces the protein MAEPVVCLRDVRKAFNLGLANETEVLHGIDLTLARGEFCAVMGPSGSGKSTLLNIVGLLDRPTSGSLRIGGEETGALDDHALTRLRGHSIGFVFQYHNLLAGFTALENVMMPMLGDATFFNDGMAQRAAALLDSVGLSNWRDSRVTELSGGQQQRVAVARSLAMAPPLLLADEPTGNLDTKSADAVFELLRKANRDHGMAVLFVTHNPLLSARCDRIIRVVDGRLER
- a CDS encoding efflux RND transporter periplasmic adaptor subunit: MSSRIPAPLKPELPRPGLPQHSRRLWAAVRPHVAGGLAVAALLAAGAWLGPRWLLGPRVEVSAVVQRDFVQSVVASGHVEAPHRVNIGTQLTGTVRRVPVAEGQGVEAGQVLVELESAELAAAVAQADAAVSQARARLRLLREVQAPVAAQAVRQAQVNLDNARAQLRRNTDLFNQGFVGQAALDDVRKAVDLAESQLRASQSQLDSARAGGSDEAVAVTALDQARAGAAAARSRLVYATIVAPAAGTLIDRAVEPGDVVQPGKALMVLSPAGKTQLVVQIDEKNLQSLALGQKALASADAYPAQRLAAELAYINPGVDVQRGSVEVKLDVPDPPSYLRQDMTVSVDIQVAQRLQAVLVPSDALHDADRVGPWVFKVDGRHARRQPVRLGLRGGGLSEVLDGLHAGDLVLPARTSGIRDGQRLRAVAVPGETGAPLP
- a CDS encoding universal stress protein is translated as MLSTITLHLDHTERCEARTLLAARLARQHGSHLLGIVPTGVQAGAAALPQAPETAALMAAASLYQRRRAEAVAHVFRCRLRDAGSPPCEIRLVHGDPVDAVVDHGHGSDLVVVGQPDRQAAVDARARQLPEEVMLHAGRPVLVVPRAGRFDGALGRVLVAWDGGREAALSVHGALPLLRQASQVTVVSLLADGASASAGAPCPDDLDGWLLRHGIRADVDCGAAAGEIGEALLARASALAADLIVMGGYGHARARERILGGATRNVLARTRIPVLMAH
- a CDS encoding universal stress protein, which encodes MSLYSHVLVPLDGSPTAERGLQEAIRLAGELKARLRLLHVIDDFPMLAQMSTISSFEAGLQKMRQYGESVLAKAQAQATAAGLVAETVLREITAGRIADIVVEEAGKAACDLIVIGTHGRRGIGRALMGSDAEQILRSAPVPVLLVRQEKPPEAADHE